One Molothrus aeneus isolate 106 chromosome 6, BPBGC_Maene_1.0, whole genome shotgun sequence genomic window carries:
- the TMEM229B gene encoding transmembrane protein 229B isoform X2: MQECCWGQCRRMAAAEPLTAFSRWYLYAIHGYFCEVMFTAAWEFVVNFNWKFPGVTSVWALFIYGTSILIVEKMYLYLKDKCNILVRCFIYTLWTYLWEFTTGLILRQFNACPWDYSQFDFDFMGLITLEYAIPWFCASFIMEQLVIRNTLRLRFDETAEPGAPTTPVALANGHVKTD; the protein is encoded by the exons ATGCAAG AGTGCTGCTGGGGTCAGTGCAGAAGAATGGCTGCGGCAGAACCTCTGACCGCTTTCTCACGATGGTACCTCTATGCTATCCACGGCTATTTCTGTGAGGTGATGTTCACAGCTGCCTGGGAGTTTGTGGTCAACTTCAACTGGAAGTTCCCCGGTGTCACCAGTGTGTGGGCACTCTTCATCTATGGCACCTCCATCCTCATTGTGGAGAAGATGTATCTGTATCTCAAAGACAAGTGTAACATTTTAGTGCGCTGCTTCATTTACACACTGTGGACATACCTCTGGGAGTTCACCACTGGCCTCATCCTACGCCAGTTCAATGCCTGCCCATGGGACTATTCCCAGTTTGATTTTGACTTCATGGGCCTGATCACCCTGGAGTATGCCATCCCATGGTTTTGTGCTTCTTTCATCATGGAGCAGCTGGTGATCAGAAACACCCTGCGCTTACGATTTGATGAGACTGCTGAGCCTGGGGCCCCCACCACGCCTGTTGCCTTGGCCAATGGCCACGTGAAGACAGATTGA
- the TMEM229B gene encoding transmembrane protein 229B isoform X3 produces the protein MAAAEPLTAFSRWYLYAIHGYFCEVMFTAAWEFVVNFNWKFPGVTSVWALFIYGTSILIVEKMYLYLKDKCNILVRCFIYTLWTYLWEFTTGLILRQFNACPWDYSQFDFDFMGLITLEYAIPWFCASFIMEQLVIRNTLRLRFDETAEPGAPTTPVALANGHVKTD, from the coding sequence ATGGCTGCGGCAGAACCTCTGACCGCTTTCTCACGATGGTACCTCTATGCTATCCACGGCTATTTCTGTGAGGTGATGTTCACAGCTGCCTGGGAGTTTGTGGTCAACTTCAACTGGAAGTTCCCCGGTGTCACCAGTGTGTGGGCACTCTTCATCTATGGCACCTCCATCCTCATTGTGGAGAAGATGTATCTGTATCTCAAAGACAAGTGTAACATTTTAGTGCGCTGCTTCATTTACACACTGTGGACATACCTCTGGGAGTTCACCACTGGCCTCATCCTACGCCAGTTCAATGCCTGCCCATGGGACTATTCCCAGTTTGATTTTGACTTCATGGGCCTGATCACCCTGGAGTATGCCATCCCATGGTTTTGTGCTTCTTTCATCATGGAGCAGCTGGTGATCAGAAACACCCTGCGCTTACGATTTGATGAGACTGCTGAGCCTGGGGCCCCCACCACGCCTGTTGCCTTGGCCAATGGCCACGTGAAGACAGATTGA
- the TMEM229B gene encoding transmembrane protein 229B isoform X1, which produces MDTECCWGQCRRMAAAEPLTAFSRWYLYAIHGYFCEVMFTAAWEFVVNFNWKFPGVTSVWALFIYGTSILIVEKMYLYLKDKCNILVRCFIYTLWTYLWEFTTGLILRQFNACPWDYSQFDFDFMGLITLEYAIPWFCASFIMEQLVIRNTLRLRFDETAEPGAPTTPVALANGHVKTD; this is translated from the coding sequence AGTGCTGCTGGGGTCAGTGCAGAAGAATGGCTGCGGCAGAACCTCTGACCGCTTTCTCACGATGGTACCTCTATGCTATCCACGGCTATTTCTGTGAGGTGATGTTCACAGCTGCCTGGGAGTTTGTGGTCAACTTCAACTGGAAGTTCCCCGGTGTCACCAGTGTGTGGGCACTCTTCATCTATGGCACCTCCATCCTCATTGTGGAGAAGATGTATCTGTATCTCAAAGACAAGTGTAACATTTTAGTGCGCTGCTTCATTTACACACTGTGGACATACCTCTGGGAGTTCACCACTGGCCTCATCCTACGCCAGTTCAATGCCTGCCCATGGGACTATTCCCAGTTTGATTTTGACTTCATGGGCCTGATCACCCTGGAGTATGCCATCCCATGGTTTTGTGCTTCTTTCATCATGGAGCAGCTGGTGATCAGAAACACCCTGCGCTTACGATTTGATGAGACTGCTGAGCCTGGGGCCCCCACCACGCCTGTTGCCTTGGCCAATGGCCACGTGAAGACAGATTGA